In Campylobacter sp. VBCF_01 NA2, one DNA window encodes the following:
- the accB gene encoding acetyl-CoA carboxylase biotin carboxyl carrier protein: protein MKQEDIKELMTFFDEKSSLSKIKIKNDDFEIEIKKFGADIETGAACATPAPHAPAAVPAVNVVVGDSHAASKASMDTIDSPMVGTFYKAASPGANPFVSAGQVVHKGDTIGIIEAMKIMNEVEAEFDCRIIKSLVEDGQPVEYAMSLFEVEKL, encoded by the coding sequence ATGAAACAAGAAGATATTAAGGAATTGATGACTTTCTTCGACGAAAAATCATCTCTGAGCAAGATTAAAATTAAAAACGACGATTTTGAAATCGAAATTAAAAAATTCGGCGCAGATATCGAAACCGGCGCAGCATGTGCCACACCTGCACCGCACGCCCCGGCTGCTGTGCCAGCTGTAAATGTTGTCGTAGGCGACTCTCACGCAGCTAGCAAGGCTAGTATGGATACTATCGATAGCCCTATGGTTGGCACTTTTTACAAGGCTGCAAGTCCGGGCGCAAACCCATTTGTAAGTGCTGGTCAAGTCGTGCATAAAGGCGATACTATCGGCATTATCGAAGCGATGAAGATTATGAACGAGGTCGAGGCTGAGTTTGATTGTCGTATCATCAAATCGCTAGTAGAGGACGGACAGCCAGTAGAATACGCTATGTCGCTATTTGAGGTTGAAAAGCTATGA
- a CDS encoding polysaccharide deacetylase family protein, protein MKKFLIFICALGVLCGAQGENLTKEQILQKYSASTPKLWGEELQGVIKNFKTDKKQVALTLDLCGSKTDDLDERIVEFLEKHSLKATFFVNLRWIEKFPQKFERLRQNPNFEIENHGTAHSPASLNGASIYGIKGTADAGELYDEIARNAELIARLTGARPKFYRSGTAYYDELAVAQIYDMGYAPVGFSVLGDAGATMSAEGARTAVSSARGGDIIIAHANHPEKPSGAGVVGGLKILVKNGFEFVRLDEVLE, encoded by the coding sequence ATGAAAAAATTTTTAATTTTTATCTGCGCTTTGGGGGTTTTGTGTGGCGCGCAGGGCGAAAATTTGACCAAAGAGCAAATTTTGCAAAAATACTCTGCCTCCACGCCCAAACTTTGGGGCGAGGAATTGCAGGGTGTAATTAAAAATTTCAAAACTGACAAAAAGCAAGTCGCCCTCACGCTCGATTTGTGCGGAAGCAAAACGGACGATTTGGACGAGAGAATCGTGGAATTTTTAGAAAAACACAGCCTAAAAGCGACATTTTTTGTAAATTTGCGCTGGATAGAGAAATTCCCGCAAAAATTCGAGCGTTTGCGCCAAAATCCAAATTTTGAAATCGAAAATCACGGCACCGCACACTCCCCAGCCTCGCTAAATGGGGCTAGCATTTACGGCATAAAGGGCACGGCGGATGCTGGCGAGCTATACGATGAAATCGCGCGAAACGCGGAATTAATCGCAAGGCTTACTGGCGCGCGCCCGAAATTTTACCGCTCAGGCACGGCGTATTACGATGAGCTTGCCGTGGCGCAGATTTATGATATGGGATACGCGCCCGTGGGATTTAGCGTGCTAGGAGATGCAGGGGCTACGATGAGCGCGGAAGGGGCGCGCACCGCTGTGTCTAGTGCGCGCGGCGGCGACATCATCATCGCTCATGCAAACCACCCCGAAAAGCCAAGTGGCGCAGGCGTGGTGGGGGGCCTTAAAATTTTGGTTAAAAATGGCTTTGAGTTCGTGCGATTAGACGAGGTTTTGGAGTAA
- a CDS encoding type II asparaginase: protein MKILGKFAFAALFIASSLVAAKPNIYILATGGTIAGGGDSAVSGDYTSGTKTVDELLAAVPQINDIANVKGEQISQIGSQEMNDEVWLKLANRVNELLTKNDVDGVVITHGTDTMEETAYFLNLVVKTKKPIVMVGAMRSGTSLSADGPLNIFNGVNVAINPSAREKGVMVVMNDEIHAAREVTKTNTTAVDTFASPNAGKIGTVNYGIVNFYMNPLRKHTVDSVFNIKDVKELPRVDILFAHAQDVADFVETAVANGAKGIVLAGMGNGNPFPTVEAALAKASEAGVVVVRASRTGSGSTSVGAEVDDAKYGFLTSDNLNAAKARVLLQLALSKGLDKAKIAEIYATH, encoded by the coding sequence ATGAAAATCTTAGGCAAATTCGCGTTCGCTGCGCTTTTTATCGCTTCATCACTAGTTGCGGCTAAACCAAATATCTACATTTTGGCCACAGGTGGCACAATCGCTGGTGGAGGTGATAGCGCTGTTAGCGGTGATTACACATCAGGCACAAAAACTGTCGATGAATTGCTAGCTGCTGTTCCTCAAATCAACGACATTGCAAATGTAAAAGGTGAGCAAATTTCACAAATCGGCTCACAAGAGATGAACGATGAAGTTTGGCTAAAACTAGCAAACCGCGTAAATGAGCTACTTACGAAAAATGATGTCGATGGCGTAGTCATCACTCACGGAACTGATACTATGGAAGAGACAGCGTATTTTCTAAATTTGGTTGTAAAAACTAAAAAACCTATCGTAATGGTTGGCGCGATGAGATCTGGCACTTCGCTAAGCGCAGATGGCCCGCTAAATATCTTTAACGGAGTAAATGTCGCAATCAACCCAAGCGCTCGCGAAAAAGGCGTAATGGTCGTAATGAACGACGAAATTCACGCTGCACGCGAAGTAACTAAAACGAACACAACTGCTGTTGATACATTTGCTTCACCAAACGCAGGCAAAATCGGCACCGTAAATTACGGAATCGTAAATTTCTATATGAATCCACTTCGCAAACACACAGTCGATAGCGTATTTAATATCAAAGATGTAAAAGAGCTTCCACGCGTTGATATTTTATTCGCTCACGCACAAGATGTCGCTGATTTCGTTGAAACTGCTGTTGCAAACGGCGCCAAAGGTATCGTGCTAGCTGGTATGGGTAATGGAAATCCTTTCCCAACCGTCGAAGCTGCACTTGCAAAAGCTAGCGAAGCTGGCGTTGTCGTAGTTCGCGCTTCTCGCACAGGTTCTGGCTCAACAAGCGTTGGCGCAGAGGTTGATGACGCAAAATACGGCTTTTTGACAAGCGACAACCTAAACGCTGCCAAAGCTAGGGTTTTACTACAACTTGCCCTTTCAAAAGGTCTAGACAAAGCGAAAATTGCCGAAATTTACGCTACTCATTAA
- a CDS encoding ABC transporter substrate-binding protein, whose product MSKILNFTLLSIVCAGSLCAKQITDQLGRNVEIKDEVSKIVVLQHQSLNVLNQIGAIDKVVGVLESWEKQLGKNYARLAPSLKEMPVAGDLKQVNFESVLALKPDVVIVTNYLPKEQINKLDELKIPVVAMSFFKGGEDNDKVNPTFEDDEKAYNEGFYEGVELLGNIANKEKEATELIEYIKNSQAELKAKMSQIDTKNRVKIYMANPDLTTYGSGKYTGIMFERAGGENVAKKDIKGYKQISAEKLLSYNPDIIFVQERYPGVPDELKSNPLLKELSAIKEGKIFLMPEYVKAWGYPTPEAMALGEEWLARLLYPQNFENNFDEKVEDYYKKFYKTSYK is encoded by the coding sequence ATGAGCAAAATTTTAAATTTTACACTTCTTAGCATAGTATGTGCTGGCTCACTGTGTGCTAAGCAGATTACCGACCAACTAGGTCGCAATGTCGAGATTAAAGACGAGGTTTCTAAAATCGTTGTTTTGCAACACCAAAGCTTAAATGTGCTAAACCAAATCGGTGCTATTGATAAGGTTGTAGGCGTGCTAGAAAGCTGGGAAAAACAGCTTGGCAAAAACTACGCAAGACTTGCCCCAAGTCTTAAAGAAATGCCAGTAGCTGGGGATTTAAAGCAGGTAAATTTCGAAAGTGTGCTAGCTTTAAAGCCAGATGTGGTAATCGTCACAAACTACCTTCCAAAAGAGCAAATCAATAAACTTGATGAGCTTAAAATTCCGGTTGTAGCAATGAGTTTTTTCAAAGGTGGTGAGGATAACGACAAGGTAAATCCGACCTTCGAAGATGATGAAAAAGCCTATAATGAGGGATTTTACGAAGGTGTGGAGCTTCTAGGAAACATCGCAAATAAAGAAAAAGAGGCTACCGAGCTGATAGAGTATATCAAAAACTCACAAGCCGAACTAAAAGCGAAAATGTCACAAATCGACACAAAAAATAGAGTAAAAATTTACATGGCAAATCCAGATTTAACCACCTACGGCAGTGGCAAATACACAGGTATAATGTTCGAGCGTGCAGGTGGTGAAAATGTTGCTAAAAAGGACATTAAAGGCTATAAACAAATCTCAGCAGAAAAGCTTTTGTCCTATAATCCAGATATAATTTTTGTCCAAGAACGCTACCCTGGGGTTCCAGATGAGCTTAAATCAAACCCTCTATTAAAGGAACTTAGCGCAATTAAAGAGGGCAAAATTTTCCTTATGCCAGAATATGTCAAAGCGTGGGGATATCCTACTCCTGAGGCTATGGCACTTGGCGAGGAGTGGCTTGCAAGGCTACTGTATCCGCAAAACTTCGAAAACAATTTTGATGAAAAGGTCGAAGATTATTATAAAAAATTCTACAAAACCTCGTATAAATGA
- the bcp gene encoding thioredoxin-dependent thiol peroxidase, protein MTLAKGDMAPNFALENADGVQIRLSDFIGKRVVLYFYPKDNTPGCTTEACEFSELWDKFIAEDALIIGISPDSTKSHAGFIAKQSLRHILLSDHEREVAKAYGVLQVRKNYGREYLGIVRSTFLIGKDGKIEKVYKSVKAKDHAAKVLGDILAQK, encoded by the coding sequence ATCACGCTTGCTAAGGGCGATATGGCGCCAAATTTCGCCCTAGAAAACGCCGACGGGGTGCAAATTCGCCTAAGCGATTTTATCGGCAAAAGGGTCGTTTTGTATTTTTATCCTAAGGATAATACGCCTGGTTGCACCACTGAGGCGTGCGAATTTAGCGAGCTTTGGGATAAATTTATCGCCGAGGACGCCCTGATTATCGGCATTAGCCCGGATAGCACCAAATCACACGCAGGTTTCATTGCCAAGCAAAGCCTACGCCATATCCTACTAAGCGACCACGAACGCGAAGTCGCCAAGGCTTACGGCGTGCTTCAAGTGCGCAAAAACTACGGGCGCGAGTATCTAGGGATCGTGCGCTCGACATTTCTAATCGGCAAAGACGGCAAAATCGAAAAAGTCTATAAATCTGTCAAAGCCAAAGACCACGCCGCAAAGGTGCTTGGCGACATTTTGGCGCAAAAATAA
- a CDS encoding tautomerase family protein, with amino-acid sequence MPIINIHLTKPAPSKELQDKIAGEITKTMVENLGKVPSRVVVKFEYDEAENFYFGGESVADMRKKAQNG; translated from the coding sequence ATGCCAATCATCAATATCCACCTAACCAAACCAGCCCCAAGCAAGGAGTTGCAAGACAAAATCGCTGGCGAAATCACCAAAACAATGGTCGAAAACCTAGGCAAGGTGCCAAGTCGCGTGGTCGTGAAATTCGAATACGACGAGGCTGAGAATTTCTATTTCGGTGGCGAAAGCGTCGCAGATATGCGAAAAAAGGCGCAAAATGGCTGA
- a CDS encoding acetyl-CoA carboxylase biotin carboxylase subunit — protein MKELNKILIANRGEIALRALRTIQEMGKKAIVVHSTADQDALYVKYADAAICIGGPRSTDSYLNIPAIITACELTEADAIFPGYGFLSENQNFVEICAKHGIKFIGPSVEAMTLMSDKSKAKQVMMRAGIPVVPGSDGAIADVEAARKLAKEIGYPVIIKAAAGGGGRGMRVVEREEDLEKLFWSAESEAMSAFGDGTMYMEKYITNPRHIEVQVIGDEHGNVLHVGERDCSMQRRHQKLIEESPAVILDEETRAKLLETAVRATKAIGYVSAGTFEFLYDSKDKKFYFIEMNTRLQVEHTISEMRSGLDLIEQMIRVAEGHKLPSQDEIKFSGHAIECRITAEDPKSFMPNPGKITRYIAPGGRNVRMDSHVYEGYSVPAFYDSMIGKLIVHDKDRLRAISKMKIALSQLVIGGIKSTRDFHIAMMNNPDFINNDYDTNYLAKH, from the coding sequence ATGAAAGAGCTAAATAAAATTCTTATCGCAAACCGCGGTGAGATAGCACTTCGCGCACTTCGCACTATTCAGGAAATGGGCAAAAAGGCCATTGTCGTGCATTCAACAGCCGACCAGGACGCACTTTATGTCAAATACGCTGATGCTGCGATCTGCATAGGTGGGCCACGCTCAACCGATAGCTACCTAAATATCCCCGCAATCATCACAGCATGCGAGCTGACAGAAGCTGACGCTATTTTTCCAGGTTATGGTTTTTTGAGCGAAAATCAAAATTTCGTCGAAATTTGCGCTAAACACGGCATTAAATTTATTGGTCCAAGTGTTGAAGCTATGACACTAATGAGCGATAAAAGCAAGGCTAAGCAAGTAATGATGAGAGCCGGAATTCCAGTAGTGCCAGGATCAGATGGCGCGATTGCCGATGTCGAGGCTGCGCGCAAACTAGCCAAAGAAATCGGCTATCCTGTCATCATCAAAGCAGCTGCTGGTGGTGGCGGACGCGGTATGAGAGTGGTCGAGAGAGAAGAGGATTTAGAAAAGCTTTTTTGGTCGGCTGAGAGTGAGGCTATGAGCGCGTTTGGCGACGGGACAATGTATATGGAAAAATACATCACAAATCCGCGCCATATCGAGGTTCAAGTCATCGGCGACGAGCACGGAAATGTCCTACATGTGGGCGAGCGTGACTGCTCTATGCAACGCCGCCACCAAAAGCTAATCGAAGAGAGCCCAGCGGTGATACTCGACGAAGAAACCCGTGCCAAGCTCCTAGAAACAGCAGTTCGCGCGACTAAGGCGATTGGCTATGTCAGCGCAGGAACATTTGAGTTTTTATACGACAGCAAGGATAAGAAATTTTATTTCATCGAAATGAATACGCGCTTGCAGGTCGAGCATACAATCAGCGAAATGCGCTCAGGGCTTGATCTGATCGAGCAAATGATAAGGGTAGCCGAGGGTCATAAGCTCCCTAGCCAAGACGAGATTAAATTTAGCGGACATGCGATTGAGTGCAGAATCACAGCCGAAGATCCGAAAAGTTTCATGCCAAATCCGGGCAAAATCACTCGCTACATAGCACCTGGCGGACGCAATGTGCGTATGGATAGCCATGTGTATGAGGGATACAGCGTGCCAGCGTTTTACGATAGTATGATTGGCAAGCTCATCGTGCATGACAAAGACAGGCTTCGCGCGATTTCAAAAATGAAAATCGCACTATCCCAGCTCGTCATCGGCGGTATCAAATCGACCCGCGATTTCCACATCGCTATGATGAACAACCCTGATTTTATCAACAACGACTACGATACAAACTATCTTGCAAAGCATTAA
- the dapB gene encoding 4-hydroxy-tetrahydrodipicolinate reductase: MVRIGIHGGSGRMGSMIYECLKNYENAEVSAIYTIEELSYSPKCVITDDLAKFFDSCDVVIDFTIRDGAINLLKFAQTHPKPLVIGTTALGDEGEALLKECAQKMPVFHATNMSLGVAVLNKLVNLASKALRDFDCEIVEMHHKHKKDAPSGTAMTLATTAANARNLDIKKVRVSGRDGLIGERGKDEIAVMALRGGDIVGRHTVGFYNDGEYIELNHTATSRATFANGAIKAGIWLATQKNGLYSINDCLGF; the protein is encoded by the coding sequence ATGGTTAGGATTGGTATCCACGGCGGTAGCGGTAGAATGGGAAGTATGATTTACGAGTGTCTGAAAAACTACGAAAACGCGGAAGTTAGCGCGATTTATACTATCGAGGAGCTATCATACAGCCCCAAATGCGTAATCACAGACGATTTGGCGAAATTTTTTGATTCTTGCGATGTGGTGATTGATTTTACCATTAGAGATGGGGCAATAAATTTATTAAAATTCGCCCAAACTCACCCAAAACCCCTTGTCATCGGCACTACTGCCCTAGGCGATGAGGGCGAAGCACTACTAAAAGAGTGCGCGCAAAAAATGCCAGTTTTTCACGCGACAAATATGAGCCTTGGCGTAGCCGTGCTAAACAAGCTCGTAAATCTAGCTAGCAAGGCTTTGCGCGATTTTGATTGCGAAATAGTCGAAATGCACCACAAACACAAAAAAGACGCCCCAAGTGGCACAGCAATGACATTAGCCACTACTGCTGCAAATGCGCGAAATTTAGATATCAAAAAAGTGCGAGTTAGCGGTAGAGACGGACTAATCGGAGAGCGGGGCAAAGACGAAATCGCTGTCATGGCACTTCGTGGTGGCGATATCGTCGGACGCCACACGGTAGGGTTTTACAACGATGGCGAGTATATCGAGCTAAACCATACCGCCACGAGCCGTGCAACCTTCGCCAATGGCGCGATTAAGGCTGGAATTTGGCTTGCCACACAAAAAAATGGCCTTTATAGCATAAATGATTGTTTAGGATTTTAA
- a CDS encoding ABC transporter ATP-binding protein, which translates to MENLVEINSGEFWYERDKILFSGLNFTVKKGEILAILGLNGQGKSTLLNCLMKILPLRAGSVSLNSTFSYLPQNFALNFDFNVLDIVIMGRVREISLFSKPSPNDAKIALEALENLDIANLAKQSFNSLSGGQKQLVLFARCIASKSEILFLDEPLSALDLKNQDKVLTLIFKLKKRFDLSVIFTTHQPSHALAISDKTLILQSDLSYSFGESNEILSEQNLTKLYEIEIKRLNFAKFSAITQIFSAQKQ; encoded by the coding sequence GTGGAAAATCTAGTTGAGATAAACAGCGGAGAATTTTGGTATGAGCGAGACAAAATTTTGTTTTCGGGACTAAATTTTACCGTGAAAAAAGGCGAAATTTTGGCTATTTTGGGCTTAAACGGGCAAGGTAAAAGCACACTTTTAAACTGTTTGATGAAAATTTTACCACTTCGGGCTGGAAGCGTTAGTCTAAATTCTACATTTTCATATCTACCACAAAATTTCGCCCTAAATTTTGATTTTAATGTCCTTGATATCGTGATTATGGGGAGAGTGCGAGAGATTTCGCTTTTTAGCAAACCAAGCCCAAATGACGCTAAAATCGCTCTTGAAGCCCTTGAAAATCTAGATATCGCAAACCTTGCAAAACAGAGCTTTAATAGCCTTAGTGGCGGACAGAAACAGCTTGTGCTTTTTGCTCGCTGTATCGCAAGCAAAAGCGAAATTTTGTTTTTAGATGAGCCTTTAAGCGCACTTGATTTAAAAAACCAAGATAAGGTCTTAACACTGATTTTTAAGCTTAAAAAGCGCTTTGATTTAAGCGTGATTTTCACCACGCACCAGCCCTCGCACGCCCTTGCGATATCGGATAAAACGCTAATTTTACAAAGCGATTTGAGCTACTCTTTTGGCGAAAGTAACGAAATTTTAAGCGAGCAAAATTTAACAAAACTCTATGAAATCGAAATAAAAAGGTTAAATTTCGCCAAATTCAGCGCAATAACGCAAATTTTCTCCGCGCAAAAGCAATAA
- the purF gene encoding amidophosphoribosyltransferase: protein MCAIVGVINSANAAKTAVYGLFSMQHRGQEASGVSANHNHHINTVKGQGLVTKIFTPQALEILKGNSAIGHNRYSTAGNESIHDAQPISAKYALGEISIVHNGNLINKDSVRSELIAEGAIFQSNMDTENILHLIARSKEKKLQNRIIEAVKKCAGAYSLLILSRSKMFALRDPHGVRPLSIGRLNDGGYIVASETCAFDLVGAEFIRDVKPGEMVIFEEGKDEIKSLQIFEEVDPRICAFEYIYFARPDSTVEGKNVYNIRKKLGAVLAGKCKNIKADFVVPVPDSGVPAALGYSAASEVPFELAIVRNHYVGRTFIEPTQEMRNLKVKLKLNPMSEVLKDKSIVVIDDSIVRGTTSKKIVELLRHAGAREIHMCIASPEIKHPDRYGIDTPSYAELISANKSTEEVREYIGADSLTFLSINELVGALGDERKYSLISFDGDYFIKE from the coding sequence ATGTGCGCGATAGTAGGAGTTATAAATTCAGCCAATGCGGCTAAAACGGCGGTTTATGGGCTGTTTTCGATGCAGCACCGAGGCCAAGAGGCAAGCGGAGTAAGTGCTAATCACAACCACCATATAAACACGGTAAAAGGTCAAGGACTAGTAACCAAAATTTTCACCCCGCAAGCCCTTGAAATTTTAAAGGGAAATAGCGCAATCGGCCACAATCGCTACTCCACAGCAGGCAACGAGAGTATCCACGACGCGCAACCAATCTCTGCTAAATACGCCCTAGGCGAAATTTCAATCGTGCATAATGGAAATTTAATAAACAAAGATAGCGTTAGATCTGAGCTAATCGCCGAGGGAGCGATATTTCAGTCAAATATGGACACAGAAAATATCTTGCATTTGATCGCTAGAAGCAAAGAAAAAAAATTGCAAAACCGCATAATCGAGGCTGTGAAAAAATGCGCTGGGGCGTATTCGCTTCTGATTTTAAGTCGTAGCAAAATGTTTGCCCTGCGCGATCCACACGGCGTAAGGCCCCTTAGTATCGGAAGACTAAATGATGGCGGATATATCGTAGCGAGCGAAACATGCGCCTTTGATTTGGTGGGAGCGGAGTTTATCAGAGATGTGAAGCCCGGCGAAATGGTGATTTTCGAAGAGGGCAAAGACGAGATAAAATCGCTTCAAATTTTCGAAGAGGTTGATCCTAGAATTTGCGCGTTTGAATACATATATTTCGCCCGCCCAGACAGCACGGTCGAGGGCAAAAATGTCTATAATATCCGCAAAAAACTAGGCGCAGTTTTGGCTGGGAAATGCAAAAATATCAAGGCGGATTTTGTCGTCCCTGTCCCAGATAGTGGCGTGCCAGCAGCTTTGGGATACTCGGCTGCAAGCGAGGTGCCTTTTGAGCTAGCGATTGTGAGAAATCACTATGTGGGGCGCACCTTTATCGAGCCGACACAAGAAATGCGAAATTTAAAGGTCAAACTCAAACTAAACCCTATGAGCGAGGTTTTAAAAGACAAAAGCATAGTCGTCATCGACGATAGTATCGTGCGCGGAACCACGAGCAAAAAAATCGTCGAGCTTCTGCGCCACGCTGGGGCGAGGGAGATTCACATGTGTATCGCAAGCCCAGAAATCAAGCACCCAGATAGATACGGCATAGACACACCAAGCTACGCCGAGCTAATCAGCGCAAACAAAAGCACCGAAGAGGTGCGCGAGTATATCGGCGCAGACAGCCTGACATTTCTAAGCATAAATGAGCTTGTCGGCGCACTAGGTGATGAGCGAAAATATTCGCTAATCAGTTTTGACGGAGATTATTTTATAAAGGAGTAA
- a CDS encoding FecCD family ABC transporter permease: MRIFLIILWAFLAIFSLGIGQYSLGIGEILKILLGRGDSVASSVIFTIRIPRILLASLCGGTLALAGLCLQSVFKNPLVGPNIIGISTASALGGALAILFGFASTLLPLCAFIFGVIALLCLFFLAKFVRKTDIFSLILAGIVINGLFSALISLTQYVADDENILPNIIYWLLGSFASANYDKLVLCAAVSIPCIIILILMRFRFNLLSLGDADLKALGVNVAALRIGILVLCTLLISAQVSVSGNIGWIGLVIPHIARIVCGSDNIRSLPACFILGAIFMLIIDDASRGIFPAEIPISILSALIGSPIFAILLKRSVGGKSS; encoded by the coding sequence ATGAGAATTTTCTTAATTATACTTTGGGCGTTTTTGGCGATTTTTTCGCTAGGGATTGGACAGTATAGCTTAGGCATTGGTGAAATTTTGAAAATTTTGCTAGGACGAGGCGATAGCGTCGCAAGTAGCGTGATTTTTACAATACGAATTCCTAGAATTTTGCTAGCTTCCCTTTGCGGAGGCACACTCGCCCTTGCTGGACTGTGCTTACAAAGCGTGTTTAAAAATCCACTAGTCGGTCCCAACATAATCGGAATAAGCACCGCTAGCGCCCTTGGTGGCGCACTTGCGATACTTTTTGGATTTGCAAGCACACTTTTGCCACTTTGTGCCTTTATTTTTGGCGTAATAGCACTTTTGTGCCTATTTTTCCTAGCAAAATTTGTCCGCAAAACCGACATTTTCTCGCTAATTTTAGCAGGCATTGTCATCAATGGCCTATTTTCTGCGCTAATTTCACTCACACAATATGTCGCAGATGATGAAAATATCTTGCCAAACATAATCTACTGGCTTCTTGGAAGCTTTGCGAGTGCAAACTACGATAAGCTAGTGTTATGCGCAGCCGTGTCGATACCTTGCATAATAATCTTAATCCTAATGCGATTTAGATTTAACCTTTTAAGCCTTGGCGATGCCGATTTAAAAGCACTTGGCGTAAATGTCGCCGCACTTCGCATTGGTATTTTAGTGCTTTGCACACTTTTAATCTCAGCCCAAGTTAGTGTCAGTGGAAATATCGGTTGGATAGGGCTCGTCATCCCGCATATCGCAAGGATAGTGTGTGGATCTGATAATATCCGCTCGCTTCCAGCTTGTTTTATACTAGGGGCGATTTTTATGCTTATAATCGATGATGCGTCAAGGGGAATTTTCCCAGCTGAAATTCCTATCTCAATACTAAGTGCGCTCATCGGAAGTCCGATTTTTGCAATACTTTTAAAAAGGAGCGTGGGTGGAAAATCTAGTTGA
- the dcd gene encoding dCTP deaminase, with protein MGLKSDKWIREMSQKHAMIVPFAEEQVGKGVVSYGVSSYGYDIRVGNEFKIFTNIGGTVVDPKNFDEKNVVDFVGDICIVPPNSFALARTIEYFNMPSDVLAICLGKSTYARCGIIVNVTPFEPGFKGHITIEISNTTPLPAKIYANEGIAQVLFLQGDEPCEVTYADKKGKYQAQEGITLPRILK; from the coding sequence ATGGGACTAAAAAGCGATAAATGGATTAGAGAAATGTCGCAAAAGCACGCTATGATAGTGCCATTTGCCGAGGAGCAAGTGGGAAAAGGCGTGGTGAGCTATGGCGTATCAAGCTACGGATATGATATCAGAGTGGGAAATGAGTTTAAAATTTTCACAAATATCGGTGGCACGGTCGTAGATCCGAAAAATTTCGATGAAAAAAATGTCGTGGATTTCGTAGGCGATATCTGTATCGTCCCGCCAAATTCTTTCGCGCTGGCTCGCACAATCGAGTATTTTAATATGCCTTCTGATGTGCTTGCAATCTGCCTTGGCAAGAGCACTTACGCAAGGTGCGGAATCATCGTAAATGTAACGCCTTTTGAGCCGGGATTTAAGGGGCATATCACAATCGAAATCTCAAACACAACCCCGCTTCCAGCCAAAATTTACGCAAACGAGGGAATCGCGCAGGTGCTGTTTTTGCAAGGCGATGAGCCGTGCGAAGTAACATACGCCGACAAAAAGGGCAAATACCAAGCCCAAGAGGGCATTACGCTACCAAGAATTTTAAAATAA